Proteins co-encoded in one Dyella japonica A8 genomic window:
- a CDS encoding type VI secretion system Vgr family protein, which yields MAHAITLSSDLGDKLLFASMRADEPLGRLFRYELELLSQDDQVNLRQLLGTSMTVKFVAADGYTRYFNGIVIEAAQTGFRTIDKLSYAVYRVTLAPKPWLLTRKVDCRIFVDQSVPDIVRTVLGEIGYGDLKLSLSGNYDKRDYCVQYREDYFNFISRLLEQEGIYYFFTHADGAHTMVLADALGAHARTPSFEKIPYAPPVQQGKRNAASVDAWRQLRGVHATKVQLTDYDPLNPRTSLLATEEIGQAGDCHEISGLEVFDYPGAHEVTATGERYARVQAEARNVQRSRYEGSTNACGMAVGALFELKDFPRRAWNQEYLVIATRIRLAESGYASGDSDGEPFTCELEAIESKLPFRSLPQAIRPTIAGLQTAVVAGDTAEDIAVDKHGRIQVIFHWNKLDRQNGRQSCPVRVASPWAGKSWGAVSIPRVGQEVVVSFLEGDPDRPLIIGSVYNADNPPPYSLPDNKTQSGIKSRSLQGGTDDYNEIRFEDKKGSEELYLHAQKDMREEVENDHFVEISHDETVTVKNDQTETVQHDRKLSVGNDDKLDVTQNATTSVGQTFKLTAGSEIQLVAGASSIVMKSSGEIEIKGVNVKITGDVSVKVEGQVEVGVKAGATMDIGAGASLKVHSDGMLEVNGAAMTTVKGAMLTLNGEGMAKLGGGITMIG from the coding sequence ATGGCTCATGCGATCACCCTGTCCAGCGATCTCGGCGACAAGCTGCTGTTTGCCAGCATGCGCGCCGACGAGCCACTGGGCCGGCTGTTCCGCTATGAGTTGGAACTGCTGAGCCAGGACGACCAGGTGAATCTTCGCCAGCTACTGGGTACGTCCATGACAGTGAAGTTCGTCGCGGCGGACGGCTACACGCGGTACTTCAATGGCATTGTCATCGAGGCCGCGCAAACCGGCTTCCGCACCATCGACAAGCTCAGTTACGCGGTATACCGCGTGACCCTGGCGCCCAAACCCTGGCTGCTCACCCGCAAGGTGGACTGCCGCATCTTTGTGGACCAGAGCGTGCCGGACATCGTGCGCACGGTGCTGGGCGAGATCGGCTACGGCGACCTGAAGTTGAGCCTGAGCGGCAACTACGACAAGCGCGATTACTGCGTGCAATACCGCGAGGACTATTTCAACTTCATCAGCCGCCTGCTGGAGCAAGAAGGCATCTACTATTTCTTCACGCATGCGGACGGCGCGCACACCATGGTGCTGGCCGATGCGCTGGGTGCACACGCGCGCACGCCATCGTTCGAAAAGATTCCCTATGCGCCACCAGTGCAGCAGGGTAAGCGCAACGCGGCATCGGTCGATGCCTGGCGGCAACTGCGCGGGGTGCACGCCACCAAGGTACAGCTCACCGACTACGACCCCCTCAATCCGCGCACCTCGCTGCTGGCCACCGAGGAGATCGGGCAGGCGGGCGATTGCCATGAGATTTCCGGCCTGGAGGTATTCGACTACCCCGGCGCGCATGAGGTCACCGCCACGGGCGAGCGCTATGCACGCGTGCAGGCCGAGGCGCGCAATGTGCAGCGCTCGCGCTACGAGGGAAGCACCAATGCCTGCGGCATGGCGGTTGGCGCGTTGTTCGAACTGAAGGATTTTCCGCGTCGCGCATGGAACCAGGAGTACCTGGTCATCGCCACGCGCATCCGCCTGGCCGAAAGCGGGTATGCCTCCGGCGACAGCGACGGCGAACCGTTCACCTGCGAGCTGGAGGCGATCGAAAGCAAACTGCCGTTCCGCAGCCTGCCGCAGGCGATCCGCCCCACCATCGCCGGCCTGCAGACGGCCGTGGTCGCCGGCGATACCGCCGAGGACATCGCGGTGGACAAGCATGGCCGCATCCAGGTCATCTTCCACTGGAACAAGCTCGACAGGCAGAACGGCCGACAGTCCTGCCCGGTACGGGTCGCATCACCTTGGGCAGGCAAGAGCTGGGGTGCGGTAAGCATTCCGCGGGTGGGCCAGGAAGTGGTGGTGAGCTTCCTGGAAGGCGATCCGGACCGGCCGCTGATCATCGGTAGCGTCTACAACGCCGACAACCCGCCGCCGTACAGCCTGCCGGACAACAAGACCCAGAGCGGCATCAAGAGCCGCAGCCTGCAGGGCGGCACCGACGACTACAACGAGATCCGCTTCGAAGACAAGAAAGGCAGCGAAGAACTGTATCTGCACGCACAGAAGGACATGCGCGAAGAGGTGGAAAATGACCACTTCGTCGAGATCTCGCACGATGAGACGGTCACCGTCAAAAACGACCAGACCGAAACCGTGCAGCACGACCGCAAGCTCAGCGTCGGCAACGACGACAAGCTGGACGTGACCCAGAACGCCACTACCAGCGTCGGCCAAACCTTCAAGCTCACGGCGGGCAGTGAGATCCAGCTGGTGGCCGGCGCGTCCAGCATCGTGATGAAGAGCTCCGGCGAGATCGAGATCAAGGGCGTCAACGTGAAGATCACGGGTGACGTAAGCGTGAAAGTGGAAGGCCAGGTCGAAGTAGGCGTCAAGGCAGGAGCCACCATGGATATCGGCGCGGGCGCAAGCCTCAAGGTGCATTCCGACGGCATGCTGGAGGTCAATGGTGCCGCCATGACCACGGTGAAGGGCGCCATGCTCACCCTCAACGGCGAGGGCATGGCCAAGCTCGGTGGCGGCATCACCATGATCGGCTGA
- a CDS encoding tetratricopeptide repeat protein translates to MDQHSAHVLVNLSALRLEVPDYRDTLREAMEAHRANQLDRAEQLYRAVLERHATQPDALHYLGVLQHQRGLSDEGATLIQASLRVTPKHPDAHNNLGNIHKECGRLKEAEACYRQALTCSPGHHHAQNNLAIVLEAQERPEEAFLAYARLLEIAPEYAQGHYLLGLFLRNYAQNIEHVEQSVECFRMAYALDDRNLRALEGMGISLYALNRREEAAQVYRDWLGREPDNPIPRHMLASCGGAETPPRADDAYVRNVFDGFADSFDEQLLKNLGYRAPQVLMETMAAVLNGPNATLHVLDAGCGTGLCGPLLSPYAAHLVGVDLSPGMVEKARARGGYDELAVAELTAYLERHPQQYDLVLSADTLVYFGDLQQVVAAAHAALRPGGWLGFTLEALEALDAADDRVELTPSGRYRHSRRHVQRVLDDAGFTDARIEGDVLRREGGQPVRGWVVRARRASA, encoded by the coding sequence ATGGATCAGCACTCGGCTCATGTCCTGGTGAACCTGTCGGCCTTGCGCCTGGAGGTGCCTGACTATCGCGACACCTTGCGCGAGGCCATGGAGGCGCACCGGGCGAATCAGCTGGACAGGGCGGAGCAGCTCTATCGAGCAGTGCTTGAGCGACATGCAACGCAACCGGATGCGCTGCATTACCTCGGCGTATTGCAGCATCAGCGCGGGTTGAGCGATGAGGGCGCGACGTTGATCCAGGCTTCGCTGCGCGTCACGCCGAAGCATCCCGACGCGCATAACAACCTCGGCAACATCCACAAGGAATGTGGACGACTCAAAGAAGCGGAGGCCTGCTACCGGCAGGCGCTGACATGCTCGCCGGGGCACCATCACGCGCAGAACAACCTCGCCATCGTGCTGGAGGCACAGGAGCGACCGGAGGAGGCTTTTCTTGCCTATGCCCGGCTCCTGGAAATCGCGCCCGAGTATGCTCAGGGCCATTACCTGCTGGGCCTCTTCCTGCGCAACTACGCGCAGAACATTGAGCACGTCGAGCAATCGGTCGAATGCTTTCGCATGGCCTACGCGCTGGACGACCGCAACCTGCGTGCGCTGGAAGGCATGGGCATCTCGCTGTACGCGCTGAACCGGCGCGAGGAGGCAGCGCAGGTGTATCGCGACTGGCTGGGTCGCGAGCCGGACAACCCGATTCCGCGACACATGCTGGCTTCTTGCGGCGGCGCCGAGACGCCACCACGGGCGGACGATGCCTATGTGCGTAACGTGTTTGACGGTTTCGCCGACAGCTTCGACGAGCAGTTGCTGAAGAACCTGGGCTATCGGGCACCGCAAGTGTTGATGGAAACAATGGCCGCGGTGCTGAACGGTCCCAACGCTACGCTGCATGTGCTGGATGCCGGTTGCGGCACGGGCTTGTGTGGCCCGCTGCTGAGCCCTTACGCGGCCCACCTCGTTGGCGTGGACCTGTCGCCCGGCATGGTGGAGAAGGCCAGGGCGCGTGGCGGCTACGACGAACTGGCGGTGGCTGAGCTGACGGCGTATCTGGAACGCCACCCGCAACAGTACGACCTGGTGTTGTCGGCCGATACTCTGGTGTATTTCGGCGACCTGCAGCAAGTTGTTGCGGCGGCCCACGCCGCGTTGCGCCCCGGCGGCTGGCTGGGCTTTACGCTGGAAGCGCTGGAAGCGCTGGATGCCGCGGATGACAGGGTGGAACTGACGCCCAGCGGGCGTTACCGGCATTCGCGCCGTCACGTGCAACGGGTACTGGATGACGCCGGCTTCACGGACGCCCGCATCGAGGGCGACGTGCTGCGCCGGGAGGGCGGCCAGCCGGTGCGGGGCTGGGTCGTGCGGGCCCGGCGCGCGAGCGCCTGA
- a CDS encoding PAAR domain-containing protein, which translates to MQPAARLTDLHTCPMVTGVVPHVGGPVSAPGAPTVLIGGLPAARLGDMAVCVGPPDSIIKGSPTVLIGGQPAARLGDSTAHGGVIVLGCFTVLIG; encoded by the coding sequence ATGCAACCCGCTGCACGCCTAACTGATCTTCACACCTGTCCCATGGTGACCGGCGTGGTGCCGCATGTGGGTGGTCCGGTCTCCGCACCCGGTGCGCCGACGGTGCTGATCGGTGGTCTGCCGGCAGCGCGACTGGGTGACATGGCGGTATGCGTGGGGCCGCCGGATTCCATCATCAAGGGTTCGCCGACGGTACTGATCGGTGGTCAGCCAGCGGCGCGGCTGGGGGACAGTACGGCCCATGGCGGGGTGATTGTGCTGGGGTGTTTTACGGTATTGATCGGGTGA
- a CDS encoding Bd3614 family nucleic acid deaminase, with product MDLEQFLTKAAKASSWDELTGCFSNAENRTAYYQVGTVTYFASEPVISTITPLWLLVMSRTSRKVLKGKDLRSNYLSRQEDRSAAEVGIMQLTLDGSPQYVRVVAPGVNPSPGGEVKRISLAELQRSLADKYKVLAPGGNIVSDIQSIVASVKSDEGYRVAGTQTVHRLYLAAAYLLLHKKHEDGKKDGVVSLIVDRGGNIVSWGMKNSDVSCWHGETSAVMALGGKVPDGGCIFSTLKPCKMCAGLIVGGSGSVRVYFGQQDSGDDARNTVLDRGRRNFSLDAHKRESLPYGLMVNHGDKKIALAGTLHENFEGQKEGGTVSPIDYVVSNEARGLMEATEAALRSKRTKYALTDRPLNPNTKSVVDYLVRFLEFQDIRLG from the coding sequence ATGGATTTGGAGCAATTTCTGACGAAAGCAGCAAAGGCGTCCAGTTGGGATGAGCTGACGGGATGTTTTTCCAACGCCGAGAATCGAACGGCTTACTACCAGGTCGGAACCGTCACCTATTTCGCTTCCGAGCCAGTGATTTCGACCATCACTCCCTTGTGGCTACTGGTCATGTCGAGGACGAGTCGAAAAGTACTGAAGGGGAAGGATCTTCGGTCCAATTATCTCAGCCGCCAAGAGGACAGATCGGCGGCAGAGGTGGGGATTATGCAACTGACGCTCGATGGTTCGCCTCAGTACGTCAGGGTTGTTGCCCCCGGGGTGAATCCAAGCCCTGGTGGCGAAGTGAAGCGCATTTCCCTCGCTGAACTTCAAAGGAGTTTGGCGGACAAGTACAAAGTACTTGCACCTGGTGGGAATATCGTGAGTGATATTCAGTCCATTGTGGCGTCGGTGAAGTCAGACGAAGGCTATCGTGTGGCGGGAACGCAAACCGTCCATCGCCTCTATCTTGCGGCGGCGTATCTGCTGCTTCACAAGAAGCATGAGGACGGAAAGAAGGATGGCGTTGTCAGCCTTATTGTAGACAGGGGTGGAAACATCGTCAGCTGGGGTATGAAGAATAGTGACGTGTCGTGCTGGCATGGTGAGACCAGTGCCGTCATGGCGCTTGGCGGAAAAGTGCCTGACGGTGGATGTATCTTCTCGACGCTGAAGCCTTGCAAGATGTGCGCGGGCCTGATTGTCGGCGGTAGCGGCTCGGTACGAGTCTATTTTGGCCAGCAGGATTCAGGGGACGACGCCAGGAACACGGTACTTGATAGGGGTCGTCGCAATTTCTCCCTCGATGCCCACAAGCGTGAAAGCTTGCCCTACGGTTTGATGGTGAATCACGGGGACAAAAAGATAGCCCTGGCCGGCACGTTGCATGAAAATTTCGAAGGTCAAAAAGAGGGCGGCACGGTCAGCCCCATCGACTATGTCGTCAGCAACGAAGCAAGGGGCCTGATGGAGGCAACCGAGGCCGCCTTGAGGTCAAAGAGGACGAAGTATGCACTAACGGATCGCCCATTGAATCCAAACACGAAAAGCGTGGTGGATTACTTGGTGAGGTTTCTCGAATTTCAGGACATCAGGCTGGGATAG
- the tssH gene encoding type VI secretion system ATPase TssH, whose amino-acid sequence MAEISRSALFGKLNKLAYRGIESATVFCKLRGNPYVELVHWIHQILQLQDSDLHRIVKQFNLNPSNLARDVTDALDRLPRGSSTISDLSSNVEEAVERGWVFATLMFGEAQVRTGYLILGILRTRHLRNALIAISAEFDKIKPEALGEKFAEVVGGSPEDGQNASDGFRMGGAVPGEASGAMGPAQMGKQEALRQFTVDLTEQARSGKIDPIVGRDEEIRQVVDILMRRRQNNPMLVGEAGVGKTAVVEGFALRIVAGDVPPQLRDVELRTLDVGLLQAGASMKGEFENRLRQVIEEVQSSPRPIILFIDEAHTLVGAGGAAGTGDAANLLKPALARGNLRTVGATTWAEYKKHIEKDPALTRRFQTVQVDEPSEEKGILMMRGVASVMEKHHCVQILDEALEAAVKLSHRYIPARQLPDKAVSLLDTACARVAISQHAVPPEVDDTRKRIQALDTELAIIARERTVGVDVAEREAAACEKLAFAKARLETLEVNWQAEKSLVERILALRARLRGDASPVEGTGSALEKAADADTDVAVHEPVLDEMTRAKALGELKALQAELAELQGDAPLILPTVDYTAVGAVVADWTGIPVGRMIKSELETVMNLASLMAQRVIGQNHAMEMIAKRIQTSRAGLDNPNKPIGVFMLAGTSGVGKTETALALAEALYGGEQNLITINMSEFQEAHTVSTLKGAPPGYVGYGEGGVLTEAVRRKPYSVVLLDEVEKAHPDVHEIFFQVFDKGVMEDGEGRQIDFKNTLILLTTNAGTDLIASMCKDPELMPEPEGMAKALRDPLLKIFPPALLGRLVTIPYYPLSPEMLGEIVKLQLNRIKKRIEARYRIPFEYDDEVVRLVVSRCTESESGGRMIDAILTNSMLPDVSREFLTRMIDGVAVSGVRVGSRNGDFDYAFA is encoded by the coding sequence ATGGCCGAGATCAGTCGAAGCGCTCTGTTTGGCAAGCTCAACAAGCTGGCCTACCGCGGCATCGAAAGCGCCACCGTGTTCTGCAAGCTGCGGGGCAACCCGTACGTGGAACTGGTGCACTGGATCCATCAGATCCTGCAACTGCAGGATTCAGACCTGCATCGCATCGTCAAGCAGTTCAATCTCAATCCGTCGAACCTGGCGCGCGACGTCACCGACGCACTGGATCGCCTGCCGCGCGGCTCCAGCACCATCTCCGACCTGTCCAGCAACGTGGAAGAGGCCGTAGAGCGTGGCTGGGTGTTCGCCACGCTGATGTTCGGCGAGGCGCAGGTGCGCACCGGATACTTGATCCTTGGCATTCTGCGCACCCGTCATCTGCGCAACGCGCTGATCGCGATCTCGGCAGAGTTCGACAAGATCAAGCCAGAGGCCCTGGGCGAGAAGTTTGCCGAGGTCGTGGGTGGTTCGCCCGAAGACGGCCAGAACGCCAGTGACGGTTTTCGCATGGGTGGCGCGGTACCCGGCGAAGCCAGTGGCGCGATGGGCCCGGCGCAGATGGGCAAGCAGGAGGCGCTGCGCCAGTTCACCGTGGACCTCACCGAGCAGGCGCGCAGCGGCAAGATCGACCCCATTGTTGGGCGCGACGAGGAAATCCGCCAGGTGGTGGACATCCTCATGCGTCGCCGGCAGAACAACCCGATGCTGGTGGGCGAGGCCGGCGTGGGCAAGACGGCCGTGGTGGAAGGCTTCGCGCTGCGTATCGTCGCGGGCGATGTGCCTCCGCAACTGAGGGACGTGGAGCTGCGCACGCTCGACGTCGGTCTGCTGCAGGCCGGCGCCAGCATGAAGGGCGAGTTCGAGAACCGGCTGCGCCAGGTGATCGAAGAAGTGCAGTCCAGCCCCAGGCCCATCATCCTGTTCATTGACGAGGCGCACACGCTGGTCGGTGCCGGCGGCGCTGCCGGCACGGGCGATGCCGCCAACCTGCTCAAGCCGGCATTGGCGCGCGGCAACCTGCGCACCGTGGGTGCTACCACCTGGGCCGAATACAAGAAACACATCGAGAAGGATCCCGCGCTTACCCGTCGCTTCCAGACCGTGCAAGTGGACGAGCCCAGCGAAGAGAAGGGCATCCTGATGATGCGCGGCGTGGCCAGCGTGATGGAGAAACATCATTGCGTGCAGATTCTTGACGAAGCGCTTGAAGCCGCCGTGAAGCTGTCGCATCGCTATATTCCCGCGCGGCAGCTGCCGGACAAGGCCGTGAGCCTGCTAGACACCGCCTGCGCACGCGTGGCGATCAGCCAGCACGCCGTGCCGCCCGAAGTGGACGACACCCGCAAGCGCATCCAGGCACTGGATACCGAACTAGCCATCATCGCCCGCGAACGCACGGTAGGTGTGGATGTCGCCGAGCGCGAGGCGGCAGCGTGCGAAAAACTCGCTTTCGCCAAGGCGCGACTGGAAACGCTGGAAGTCAACTGGCAGGCAGAGAAATCGCTGGTCGAGCGCATCCTGGCGTTGCGCGCCCGCCTGCGCGGCGATGCCTCGCCCGTGGAGGGTACTGGCAGCGCGTTGGAAAAAGCTGCCGATGCGGATACGGATGTCGCCGTTCACGAGCCTGTGCTTGACGAGATGACGCGCGCAAAGGCGCTGGGCGAACTCAAGGCGCTACAGGCCGAGTTGGCCGAATTGCAGGGTGACGCGCCGCTGATCCTGCCTACCGTCGACTACACCGCCGTCGGCGCCGTCGTTGCCGACTGGACCGGCATTCCGGTCGGGCGCATGATCAAGAGCGAGCTGGAAACGGTGATGAACCTCGCCAGCCTCATGGCCCAGCGTGTGATCGGACAGAACCACGCCATGGAGATGATCGCCAAGCGCATCCAGACCTCCCGCGCCGGACTGGACAACCCCAACAAACCCATTGGCGTATTCATGCTGGCCGGCACCTCCGGCGTGGGCAAAACCGAGACAGCGCTAGCACTCGCCGAAGCGCTCTACGGTGGCGAGCAGAACCTGATCACCATCAACATGAGCGAGTTCCAGGAAGCGCACACCGTTTCCACGCTGAAGGGCGCACCCCCGGGCTATGTTGGTTATGGCGAAGGCGGCGTGCTCACCGAGGCCGTCCGTCGCAAGCCGTATTCCGTGGTGCTGCTGGATGAGGTGGAGAAGGCGCACCCGGATGTGCATGAAATCTTCTTCCAGGTGTTCGACAAGGGCGTGATGGAAGATGGCGAAGGTCGCCAGATCGATTTCAAGAACACCCTGATCCTGCTGACCACCAATGCCGGCACCGATCTCATCGCCAGCATGTGCAAAGACCCGGAGCTGATGCCTGAGCCCGAGGGCATGGCGAAGGCGCTGCGCGACCCGTTGCTGAAGATCTTCCCGCCGGCGTTGCTTGGGCGCCTGGTGACGATTCCGTACTACCCGCTGAGCCCGGAGATGCTGGGGGAGATAGTGAAGCTGCAGCTCAATCGCATCAAGAAGCGGATCGAGGCGCGCTATCGCATTCCGTTTGAGTATGACGATGAGGTGGTGAGGTTGGTGGTGAGTCGGTGCACGGAGAGTGAGTCAGGTGGACGGATGATCGATGCGATTCTCACCAACTCGATGTTGCCGGATGTCAGTCGAGAATTCCTGACAAGAATGATTGATGGTGTGGCGGTGTCAGGTGTACGGGTGGGTAGCAGGAACGGTGATTTCGACTACGCCTTCGCCTGA
- the tssG gene encoding type VI secretion system baseplate subunit TssG — MADHARQASDPVALEEALQATPEAFEFFEALRRLECAHPSQPRLGESAKPSDDPVRLCHAPSLAFAPRMIDRYEMRGAGQPSRLHGLFFGLFGPNAPLPLHLTEYALDRERNAKDTTFVAFANIFHHRMMGLFYRAWANAQPTVQHDRPDEDGFYLYLGALIGQATPHLDGRDALPDRYRRHFAGRLWQQTRNAEGLRGLLERFFHVSVAVVEFVAEWMSLPESAHLRLGGGSDVASLGQTAVLGARVRGCQQRFRLRLGPLDRLQFHRFLPGGEALRQLTAAVRGYVGDEKAWDVQLVLHPHDAPVAQLGRQGRIGMTTWLGKPRHAADVDDVILHPLR, encoded by the coding sequence ATGGCCGACCATGCTCGGCAAGCGTCAGATCCTGTAGCGCTGGAAGAGGCGCTGCAGGCGACGCCGGAAGCCTTCGAGTTTTTCGAAGCGCTGCGCCGGCTCGAATGCGCGCATCCGTCGCAGCCCCGGCTGGGCGAATCGGCCAAACCGTCCGATGACCCGGTGCGCCTGTGCCATGCGCCGTCGCTCGCGTTCGCCCCGCGCATGATCGATCGCTACGAAATGCGCGGCGCTGGTCAGCCGTCGCGGTTGCACGGCCTGTTTTTCGGCCTGTTCGGACCGAACGCACCGTTGCCGCTGCACCTGACCGAGTACGCGCTGGATCGCGAGCGCAATGCGAAAGACACGACCTTCGTCGCCTTCGCCAACATTTTTCACCACCGCATGATGGGCTTGTTCTACCGCGCCTGGGCCAATGCCCAACCCACGGTGCAACACGACCGCCCTGACGAGGATGGGTTCTACCTGTACCTGGGCGCACTGATCGGCCAGGCCACCCCGCACCTGGATGGCCGCGATGCCTTGCCCGATCGTTATCGGCGTCATTTCGCCGGCCGCCTGTGGCAGCAGACGCGCAACGCGGAGGGCTTGCGCGGTCTGTTGGAGCGCTTTTTCCACGTATCCGTGGCGGTGGTGGAATTCGTTGCCGAATGGATGAGCCTGCCGGAAAGCGCCCACCTGCGCCTGGGTGGCGGCAGCGACGTGGCAAGCCTGGGCCAGACCGCCGTGCTCGGTGCACGTGTGCGCGGTTGCCAGCAACGCTTTCGTCTGCGCCTGGGCCCACTGGATCGCCTGCAGTTCCATCGCTTCCTGCCGGGTGGCGAGGCATTGAGGCAACTCACCGCCGCCGTGCGCGGCTATGTCGGCGACGAGAAGGCGTGGGACGTGCAGCTGGTGCTTCACCCGCATGACGCCCCGGTCGCCCAACTGGGGCGTCAGGGCCGGATAGGGATGACGACCTGGCTCGGCAAGCCGCGCCACGCTGCCGACGTGGACGACGTGATTCTCCATCCACTGCGATAG
- the tssF gene encoding type VI secretion system baseplate subunit TssF → MDPRLLRYYNRELQHVREMGGEFAREYPKIAGRLGLEGFECADPYVERLLEGFAFLAARVQLKLDAQYPVFTQHLLEMIYPHYLAPVPSMAVVQLHPDLKESGLVAGHTVPRHTALRSLTARDERTACEYRTAHDVTLWPLSLVDAKYFETPAALAAAGIELPGGKPVRAGLRLKLTVPAGMQVGMLPIDALPVFIAGSDEQPKRLYEQLLGNAVACVVRGQGADGLLSRTLEAGSIRPRGFEDADALIPYDGRSFSGYRLLQEYFACPERFLFAEFTGLRPALARMQGTEFELVVLFDRSVASLHNAVDANNFRLFCTPAINLFPRRADRIHLQQGKTEYHILADRTRPMDFEIHSVDQVEGFGDLQEPEQRFQPFYGGDERTWHQRQAAFYTIRREPRLLSARQKLQGARSSYVGSEVFIALVDANDAPYPTRLRQLGMQLLCTNRDLPLHMPIGKTRTDFAMETGAPVESVRCVAGPTKPRAPRATGETAWRLLSHLQLNYVSLLDDGAGKGAAALREMLMMYCDEFDSAALRQIEGIKAVGSRPIVRRIPVPGPIAFGRGLEITLTCDDGAFEGTGAYLLGAVMQRFFTRYVSVNAFTETVLRTLERNEVARWPTMLGKRQIL, encoded by the coding sequence ATGGATCCGCGTCTGCTCCGTTACTACAACCGTGAATTACAGCATGTGCGCGAGATGGGCGGCGAGTTCGCGCGCGAGTACCCCAAAATCGCCGGCCGTCTCGGCCTGGAAGGCTTCGAGTGCGCCGACCCCTACGTGGAGCGCCTGCTCGAGGGCTTCGCCTTTCTGGCGGCGCGCGTGCAGCTGAAGCTCGACGCGCAGTACCCTGTATTCACCCAGCATCTGCTGGAGATGATCTATCCGCACTACCTGGCGCCGGTACCTTCGATGGCGGTGGTGCAGCTGCATCCCGACCTGAAGGAAAGCGGCCTGGTCGCTGGCCACACCGTGCCGCGGCATACCGCGCTGCGCAGTCTCACCGCGCGCGACGAACGCACCGCCTGCGAGTACCGCACGGCGCACGACGTCACGCTGTGGCCGCTCAGCCTGGTCGATGCCAAGTATTTCGAGACGCCAGCGGCGCTGGCCGCCGCGGGCATCGAGCTGCCCGGTGGCAAACCCGTGCGCGCGGGGCTGCGGCTGAAGCTGACCGTGCCGGCGGGCATGCAGGTCGGCATGCTGCCCATCGATGCGTTGCCTGTCTTCATCGCCGGCAGCGACGAGCAGCCCAAGCGCCTTTATGAGCAGTTGCTGGGCAACGCCGTGGCCTGCGTGGTGCGCGGGCAGGGCGCGGATGGCCTGTTGAGCCGCACGCTGGAGGCGGGCAGCATTCGCCCCCGGGGCTTCGAGGACGCAGATGCCCTGATTCCCTATGATGGCCGCTCGTTCAGCGGCTACCGTCTCCTGCAGGAATATTTCGCCTGTCCGGAGCGCTTTCTGTTTGCTGAATTCACGGGCCTGCGCCCCGCGCTCGCGCGCATGCAGGGCACGGAGTTCGAGCTCGTCGTACTGTTCGACCGCAGCGTCGCCAGCCTGCACAATGCCGTGGACGCGAACAACTTCCGCCTGTTCTGCACGCCGGCCATCAACCTGTTTCCGCGCCGCGCCGACCGCATCCACCTGCAGCAGGGCAAGACCGAATACCACATCCTGGCCGATCGCACCCGGCCCATGGATTTCGAGATCCACAGCGTAGACCAGGTGGAAGGCTTCGGCGACCTGCAGGAGCCCGAGCAGCGCTTCCAGCCTTTCTACGGCGGCGACGAGCGCACCTGGCACCAGCGCCAGGCAGCGTTCTACACGATTCGCCGCGAGCCGCGCCTGCTCTCCGCACGCCAGAAGCTGCAGGGTGCGCGCTCCAGTTACGTCGGCAGTGAAGTGTTCATCGCCCTGGTGGACGCCAACGATGCGCCATACCCGACCCGGCTTCGTCAGCTCGGCATGCAGCTGCTGTGCACCAACCGGGATCTGCCGTTGCACATGCCGATCGGCAAGACGCGGACCGACTTCGCCATGGAAACCGGCGCACCGGTGGAAAGCGTGCGCTGCGTCGCCGGCCCCACCAAGCCGCGCGCGCCGCGCGCCACCGGCGAAACCGCGTGGCGCCTGCTCAGCCACCTGCAGCTCAACTATGTTTCGCTGCTGGATGATGGTGCAGGCAAGGGCGCAGCGGCGTTGCGCGAGATGCTGATGATGTACTGCGACGAGTTCGATTCCGCGGCGCTCCGCCAGATCGAAGGCATCAAGGCGGTCGGCTCCCGGCCCATCGTGCGGCGCATCCCCGTGCCCGGTCCCATTGCCTTCGGTCGCGGGCTTGAAATCACGCTGACCTGCGACGACGGCGCTTTCGAAGGTACCGGCGCCTACCTGCTCGGCGCGGTGATGCAGCGCTTTTTCACGCGTTACGTCTCCGTCAATGCTTTCACCGAAACCGTGCTGCGCACGCTGGAACGCAACGAGGTAGCCCGATGGCCGACCATGCTCGGCAAGCGTCAGATCCTGTAG